The following DNA comes from Polynucleobacter sp. MG-6-Vaara-E2.
ATCAACGCAGATGAGCTCATAATCTAAATCAATGGAACTTTTGATCTGATTTAAGACGGGGAAAAGACGATTAAAGAAATTCTGAACGCACTTCCCTTCATTAAAGAAGGGAATCACGATGGAAACCAATTGCTGTCTCCCCCCTGCTGTATTCGATATCAAGTTCATATTCAATCTCTAGATAGAGATCACCCCAAAGAGAGGTCATGACTAAAGATTTGTACTTGATTGGTGCTAACATTTCCATTCAAAATCTTTTGCTCGGCAACGGAGAGCAGTTTTAGTTGATGCTTGGTGAACGTCAGCAAAGCGTCGCCTTGTAAGTCCTCAGAATCGACGTCCTCAAGAGCCTCATAGGTAAAACGACAGAGTAAATCTTTCCCATCGAGTTTTGCTGGATATTGCACACTACCATCTGGCAACAAGGATGCCGGCCCGATGAACTCAACTACCATCTTATAAGCCCCTAAATTTATCAACTCGATTAGACATCATTTTCCGTTAGTTTTTCTTTCGCCCATTCAATATGAACAAGTAATCTATTCATTATCAGTTAGGTAGATCTTTTATTCGCACTATCAAAAGTGAATTCACTCTGATTTATCTACGCTATCCTAACTAATTACTACGAATTGAATATTCCCAAGCTAAACCGACTTGGGCTCATACACTGCATAACGATCTCTACCCGTGTGTTTTGCTTGCAGCATGGCTTTATCAGCCATGTCAATAATATCGTCCGTAATATTTTTGTCGGTAACCAACATGCTCGCCACTCCAATACTGACCCTTACTTGAGTCGATCCCGAGCTGACTTTGATTTCGAGTTTCCGAATTGCATCTAATATTTTTCCTGCAATACTTACGGCGCCCAACAGCTCAGTATTGACTAATAAAACTGCAAACTCTTCACCACCCCAACGACATGAAAAATCCATTGGGCGATGTAAACCAAAAGTGATCCCGCGTTGGTTTTCTTGAACACTCTCAGCCAATAGTGCATCTCGAGGTGAGCTTCTCAATCCTTTGCCAAGGCGATCGGTAAAACGAATAGCCAAAACCCATAGCCATGAATTGGCGATTACGATTAGCGGTCGTCCAATACCCGCTAATGTGTAGCCTAGAATAATCCAAGGCTTTGCTTTCTTGGTGCGATCAACAATGACACCTGAAACTAATTTGAATATGCTGGAAGTGGCCTCGGCAATACCCTCTATGATACCGAGCGCTTTAGGCCCTGCCATCAGCACGGATGCTAGGTATAAAGGCATCAATGGATATAGCATCTCACTGGCCGAATCATTAACCAGACTAATAAGGCCAATGAGCCAAACAGTACGAGGAAGTGCGAGGATTGTTTTAAGCATTACACGTTTAATTTAGCACCAATTGCTTGGTTTTTTCATTATTGGACAACCCACTTTTAGAATATTATTAATTGGAGAGCGCCAAAAAAACTTGAACTTACCTTTTAAAGCACTATATAAAACTTATGATAGGAGGTGGTACGTATTGGCTTTACCCGTCTAGTCATAAAACGATTTATTTAAATTCATACTCTGCCGCCCTTTTTTATAAAATTTCTGCGAGACTTAAAGCATATGAGCTGTAAATTATCTCCATTAGCGCCACGCCTCATTCTGTTTTCTGGGCATGCAGGCACGGGGAAATCTACGCTTGCTAAAATGGCTCTACCCTTAATCATTCAAAAGACAGGTGAAGATTTTTTCTTCCTAGACAAAGATACGGCCTTCGGTGCTTTTAGCGCACATGTCATGGAGCTAACTACCAATAATCCAAATGATCGAGATAGCCCCTACTACCTCAAGAATTTACGAGACTGGGAATATTCTGGCCTTATTGATATAGCTAGAGAAAATCTCCTCCTCGGCGTCAACATCATCCTTGTGGGGCCCTTTTCCAATGAAATTAAAAGTGGCAAGATGTTTAGTCCGGAGCGTTTAGGATTACCGCTTGAAACCACTATTCGTGTGGCGTGGATAGATCTAGAGGAAGGTGAAGCTAGACATAGAATGGAGCTACGTGCAGACCCTCGTGATGAGTGGAAGCTTGCACATTGGGACCAATACGTACCGCGTAGAATAGAGCCGCCATTTAATCCCTCTCTATTTAGGTTCGATAACTTGCATTTTGACCCCATTCAATTTGAACAGCTTATTAATAACCTAACTGAATAAATCTTTTATGCAAGCCATGCAGTAATTATGTGTCCTCCGCTCTAACCAACTGAGCTAGTGGCGCGGTACTCTTAAAAATTCTTAGTTAAGAGTATTTCAGTTTCCATTAAAAATGTTTTGCCACCTGACTGAGAAAGGTGCCTGTTTGAATCCGTGGGCTCCAGGATTCATGTAATAAGTGGGGCGAAACGAACCAAGGTAAGATGTCTTATCTTGCCTAACTACTTCTCAGAGCCTCTTCTAGGCAAGCAGATAAACGCTCGTAATGCTTTAAGGCTTTGGCTGTAGGTTTAACAAATTTCTTACGGCCATCAGCCTTATCTTCATTGAGCTTTACATAGCCCATTCCAACCAAGTTCTTAATACGGCCATGAAGTGTTGCCTGAGAACCCAACTCACTTAGCGAGATTAAATCGCCAACTAATAGCTCTTTACCTTGCGTTGCGGCAAGGGTAACTTGATTAAGCAGTTGCTCTTCGGTTGAATCTAGCTTCTTGCCAGGGTTGATACGATCTATGCTGTCTAAGAAATTGATAAAGCGGATATAGGCTGTAGGTTTAATAGCTTTCATAAGCAAATTTTACTCCTCTTTGGGAGGGTAAACACCAGTATGCTAGGCATTATTAAAATCCATAATTATTCAATGCCGTATTTAAAGGCTTCGGGCCAATTTCTCTTTGAAATCATTATTAGTGCCGCCCTGTATATGGCGTTCTTTTACCTCAATCAAACCATCACGACACCACTGGAAGAGGCTAAGGGGGTTAATTGGATTTTTCTGCCTGCGGGCTTGCGAATCTTTCTTACGCTGATATTGGATTATTCGGGGGCTATAGGCTTGGCCATGGCTTCTATATTGATTAATTACATTGGCTTTTATGAATTGGATTTCACATCAACACTAGGAATAGCAGTTATCTGCGGAGTAGCACCACTCCTGGGTAGGCATTTTGTTATTCATAACTTAAAAGTTCAAGCTGACCTAAGCAATATCTCAATAAAGCAACTCTTAGTGATCATCATTGCTTATTCATTACTAAGTTCAGGTCTACATCAAATTTGGTTTGCGACCAGGGGATTGGATTCAGGAAGTTTGAATCATTTCATAGCAATGTTCTGCGGGGATATAGCGGGATCTATCCTATTTGTAGCAATCATCAAATATGGTATCGATCTTGTTAAGGGTAGATGGGGTAGAGATAACTTGATTGAGTAATACCTCTTTTTTGAAGACCACAATCTTTCAGCATTGCCATAGAAAGTGTGCAGTAATCGCCTGCACACTTTCTAGAATGCCCAGCGTTACTTAAAGTAACGCTCAAATGACCAAACCAATCATTTGCTTCACAAGCCTATCTTTTTCGTGACTTTTAGGTTGAGTTTAGGTTCTCTGGTTATGAGAGCAGACACCCAAGATAGACCCTTATAAACAGGGGCTCTGCGGGTGGTCAGTGTCGGTGTGTAAGCAAATGTGTAAGCAAATTCACGCATGTACTAAAAGAGCTCTTCACTCTTTGGTTTTCAAAACCAAAGGATTTTAGAGCAACCGTTTAGCACTTCATTGCTCCAAAGTAGTTTTTGGTGAGTGAGCGTTACTTAAAGTAACGGTCAACAGATTGGGGGCTTGGGCGGAATCAAACCTCATAAAAAGAAAAACCCGTAGATCTGGAAAGCTCACATTAAAGTAAGGCTCGCTCCAGCCGTTTATGGGGTTAATTTTCATTCATCAAACTTAATGAACTACCTATTCAATTTGATATAGATCAACCAGTTTGCAGGTAAATTTATATCAGTATCGTGAAAAGTAAAATGTTGGATTAAATTGAGAAATTGAATAATACTTCTTAATTAAAGGGGAATAAAAATGGCATCAGGATTTATTAAAATTCACGGAAATTTTACGTTAGTAGATTCGGATGATGCAGATACACCAATCGTTAAACATTTGCAGAAAGATGGTTATGGTTCTATAGATTTAAACATTCTAGAGGGGGCTGATAAATTTATTCTCTTTAGACCAAGATTGGATGAAATGGTATCTGGAGAATTTTCAGTAGAGCCCGATGGAAAGAAATTAAATGTGAAATGCAATGCAATATTTAAATTATCAATAAAACCAGATCATTTAGATAGCTTCTTAAATCCCAAAAGTAAATGGGTCTTTAATGGAATTGCCGATAAATTCTTAACTAGCTTTGAAGCTGATGTTGAAAAAGGATTGGAATCAGAGGCTTATAAATATAAAAATCGCTTTGGCGAGGGCGATGGGTTAAGGTATTTAATTGAGGTCAAAACGGCGACGAAAGTTAAAGACCTATCTTAGTCCTCTGGAAAAGGAAGCCCCTAGTCAGTTAGCCTTAACTCAAAACTTATTGAGGTAACTCTCCAGGGCAAATTCATCAATTTCACCTTTACTTGAATTGGATTACTAAATTAACTTAATAACCACTTTTTATATTCGGGGGTTTGGCAAATAGCATCCAAGATCCACCCATGATTCGACTGCGCCAGATCCACCATATTCTCAATAACATTCACCTTGCCAACCTTCACACCTTTAAGGCAGGTAGAGGCTCTATATCTCAAAAAGTGCTGAGCTTGACCATCCTCAGCATCTGTTGTGTAAACCTCAATACTTCCATATTGAAGTTTGGGATTTAAATTCATCAATGAGACGGCTAGCTCATTCGCCATATTATCAGGAATAGCTTTGGCAATATAAGAGTAAAGAGATACAAGCATGCTAAGTTCATTAACTTCAATGATGTGATCAATTTCAACCTTATCCTTTTTACCCAACCCCCCACCTTTAATCTCTCCTCCGATATAGGTAGAATCAAATCTCAGTATTGAATCATTGGAATCGCTGGATATGTCAATAGTATCTTTATTGCCCATGCGAACTTTCCACCAAGTCATAAGGGCATACGTTGCTGGCTTTACATCAAGAGCTCCATCTGGCGAAGATTGGATAAAACTGAGCTGATAAAACTCGTCACCGCTCTCTAGGCCATATTGGTCAATTCCACCCTCATCAGTCGAATCTTCTCCTTCGACTTTTACAGAAATCCCAAGCTTATATTCAGGTTCATCTTGCTCAACAGATGTTTTTTTCTTTTTGGTCATAGAAATTCTTTCTTTAAATTAATACTTAGTGAAGGGTGCCGATCCTTGACTATGCATTAATCAAAAAAAATATCATCCTTATCCTCTTGAAGTCCCGCCAAGAAAGCCCCTGAAAATCTACGTAGTGTTGCCACAATAAATCTCTTGTCAGTGCCAAATAGTGTTGGCATGAAATAGTTTCCATAAAGGTGAAAACCATCCTCTGAAGAACCAACTGCGTAGAATTGAGGAATCATAATTGTTGCATTTAGCAAATTAACAAACTCATACATTTGATGTTGATTCACCCCTTCTTTGACTTTTGCATAAGTAAAGAAATTAATTAACTTAGCATCTTCGATGTATCTCACCCAGCATCCAAAATCAATAGCCTCTCTTGAGATATAAAGATCACCATCATCCACCGTAGGTTGAAGAGCTGCATCCTCTAATACTTTCTGAATGATTTCCAAGTTTAAATTTTCTGATTCTATGAAGTTTTCCATTATCTTTCCTTTTGTTAATACTTTTTAATCCAGTTTTAACACCAAAACCGCGGAACTAGAACTATCTTCCAGCAAACGATTCCTTGTGATGTTAGCAACTCACTATAGACCGCCCAAATCTACTTTGACCTTTTTAAGGACTCCCAATCTTGCTCCGTATTTTCAATCCAGTCATTCATCTCTTCACAATACAACTTGTGATCCTTCATATATTCATAGGTAAATTGAGTGGCATCAAAAATAAGTTCATCAAAATATTCGTTTTCAGACTCGTCTTCGAATGCTGGCGGCAAATCTGATTCATTTTTAATCAAGCGCGCCGCAAGCTTCACAGTCTCTTCTGAAAAGTAATCCTCATATAATTTTTCATAATAAAGAATGTAATGAATTAAGATCAAAAAGCTTTCAGCATAAGAACCGTCTTCTTGATAGACCTTAAAATCATTGCCTTTGTATTGAACTTAAAAATAACCTTTTTGAAATAAATGAAGGTTATCGTCATAAAGCCCTGTCAATAATTGCTAAATAGATTTTTTATCGCTGGTTTCGACAGCATTCTAATTGGACTCAAAACCATCCCAAGATTCTTCACCGTTGTAGTTTTTATAAACAAGTGAAGGCTCCCCGTCTTTAACTAATATAAAGACAGTTAAATCATCATAGCCACGATCAACCAAATCTCCGTCATATTCCTCTAAATCCTCCCCATCATATTGGTAACCAATAACAATATTGAATGAAGGATATCCATACAGATCGTGCTCTACGAACTCCGGCAGATCAATTGGGATGGATACTTCAGTGAATTTATTACTATCAAATTTTCCATCACTGGGCTCAAATTCAAACTGGATGGAAACCTTACTTAGCGATAGATACACCAAGTAGGCGCCATCTATGAGCTCACCGTCAGAGTCTTTTAGTAACTCTATGGGGCCATCAGGATCAATCTTAATAACCCCTTCATTTCCAGAATCGCCTTCATCGCCTTCATTGACAACGCCTTCATACTCCCTAAAATCCCCACTACTATTAAAGCGTAGCTCAAGCAAATCCTCCGACATTTCTTCTAATTTGAGTGCTTTAAACAGTGAATCAGCTTGATCGTCATCTAGCCTACCAAAGACAATCTTGCCGCCTGGTTCAGTTTTTATGTAAATTGTTTTAGAACCAGATTCGTCCTCTTCATCCTCCTCATCGCTGACTTCAATCTCAATTTCCGATGATTGTGTGTTGCCAGCAGCAACCTGACGGAACAGGCTAAGTTTTATATCCGCCATGCACCCATCTGCTTTTTTGTTTGGAATCTGGCACCCAACATCGATAGCAACAACTCCACCAGGTACGAGCTCCTCATAACTATCTCGATCATTCAAAGATCGCTCGCCCTTATCAAGAACATCGAGAATCAATTTTGCCTTTGGGATATAACTCTTAGTCTTGTTCTGAATACAAACTCGAGCCACTATTGAAGGGTCATTTTCTTCCCAAACCGGCGCCTTCCAAACACTACCCGACACAAGCTCTAAATTTTTTGATTCCGCCTCAAATGCTAATGAAACAACCTCATGATCGCTGCTTGGCAACTGAACTGTAGATAGCTTTATATCCTCCAGCTCGGTAGCATAGGCATTTAATACTACCTTTACCCCATCAGGGTTAGTTCCCAGCAATCCTGCCTTAATAGAATTAACATAGGTTTCAAATTTGGCGCTATCCCCAGCCTCGATTTCCTCATCAAAATCCTCTTTGCCCTCTTCAATAATGCATCCCTCAGAGTTATAAATTTGGGTGGAGATGAATATCGAACTGTATGTGCTTTGACTATTGTTGCTTACTTGAAATTTGATGCATAGGGAGTATTCTTTTTCCCTATCAGGACCAGTTGCTTTTACGGAGTTAATATCCACTTTAAGTGGTAGCAAACTAGCTGAGTAAGCGCATAAGGCGATATTCGAACCGCTATACGCTTTTTCATAAACTGGCACTATCCCAGTGGCTACCTTTTCGCCACATTCTCCGCAAAAACTCGCAGTTGCTGAAATGCTGGCCCCACAATATGTACAAAAAATATCGACCTTTTCACCGCATTCAGGACAAAATCTTGCATCCTGACTTAATGAGGTTCGGCAACGCTTGCATTTAGACATATTTAAGCCCTGACTTTACTTGTGCTGACTGATTGCAGTGAGAACTTGTGAATAAAAAGGGTGAAGCTGAACGTCCGGATCCTCCTGGGCTTGTTTTTCAACAAAAATTACAAGTCTGTCTTGATTTTTTGCATACTTATAGGCTATTAAATACGCATTAATTGCTGACTCATTTGAGCCCTGTTTAAATAGAATTACTGCGTAGTTAGTCCAGGCGGAGGTTCTTTGGGGTGCCAAGGCTAAGGTGTACTCAATAATTCCCTTGGCATGATCAAGATCGCCAGTGAGATAGTAGGCATATCCAAGGTTATTAGCAGCCTCCTGATCGGTGAGGTCTGTATTAACAGCATCCTTAAAACTGGAAATCGCTAAATCTAAATTATTAGCCTTTAAGGCCACTAGTCCTGCATCATTAAACTGCCGTGCCGCCTTTCTATTTCCACCGGTAGGTTTTGCTAGGTCGTTTATTAATCCGATATTTTCGTCCAATGAAGATTGATTGTTGCTTTGCATAGCAGAAAGCATCGATTGGATATGTGGCATTGCCTGAATGCGAACACTGGATGGCGTAATTTGAACTACCTGACTATCTTTTCCAGAGCCCTTAGTTGGCGCTTGTACTTGTGATGAATCCATTACATCTTTATTTTTTCCTGATTTACCAATAAAGAAAAAAACGGCTACAGCCAAAATAACAATGCCAATAATGATTAAACCCCAAGGTGTGCTTTTCTTTTCTGGTTTAGTAGGTTTAGATTTGATCTCTTCCCTAGCCTTAGGCGCCACCTTTTTATCATCAGATTTATGAGGGCTAGCCACTATGGGGCGAGGTGCATTCGATGCAACTTTTGCAGCACCACAATGCTTACAAAACTTGAAATTGCTAGGGTTTGGATAATTGCATGAGCCGCAGAACTCTTCTTGCGATAAAACCTCTAATTTGCTACCGCAAGACTCACAAAATTTTGCTCCATCTTTGTTGACATGATTACAGTTTTGGCATTTCATCAAGTTACTCCCAAGCAAACATCTTCATTTAAGGTTTTCGCGAGCAGATTCTGAAATCAATGGATCCTCATGCATTGAAAGATCTCGTAATACTTTTTTGGGTGCCCGTCGATTTTGAGCTAGCGCAAGAACAACAAAGGGGTCACTATTTGAGGCAATGACATCTGCCAGATTTTGAATATCAACTGCTTTAAAAGCCTCAACATCTTGAGCTACAGCTACAGCCAGCTCAGGATCCCTCTTCATTATTTTTTCTATAATCTCAAGGGTCGCTATTTCCCTAAAAACAGAGTTTCTTAAGAGATTCTTTAGAACAGCAGCAGAATTATCTTCAATCAATACACGGCAAGAATCCTCGTCAATTTTGTCCTTATAGGCAACTTGCTGACGAACTTCGGCTGATGGGTGCAGAGATGCATATTTGAAAAACCTCTCACTACTCGCTTTGTCTGGATAGTAGTTCGCAATGGTACTTAAGAGCTCGCAGGAAAGAAGGTCTGATAAGACCTCTTTCCCATCCTCAACCACAACCAATCGAAACTCAAGCTTCGCCATAAATTAGTCTTCTAGACGCTTTTTAGCCTCAGAAGCCACATATGGATCAGAGTGGTTTACCAGCTCTTTAAGGACCTTTTTGGGGGTGCTGTAGTTACCAGCTAAAGAAGCAAGAATAGATGGATCTTCCATGCTGAGAATAATGGCGCATAACTTACTTGCATCAGCCTGCTGGTATGAATCAATGTCACCAGCAATATTTTGAGCAATTTCGACATCTAGGTGAATCAAACGCTCTATATCTGCTGCAGACGCATTCTCTTTAAATGCTTCAGTTCTTACCAGATTTCGCAACACAGGTATTGACTTATCAGTCATCAACAAAGACAGAATTTCTTCAGAAATCTTATCTTTATAAGCAACATTTTCTCTCACCGTAGAAGCTGGGTGCTTCGCCACCAATGCAAAAAAATCTTTACTCTCTTCTGCATCCTCATAGCTTGAGGTGATACTTGCAACGGTCTCATATGAGAGTGGCTTTGAAAATACCTCCTTGCCACCATCTTCTACCACTAACTTAAATACTAACTTTGATGACATGTTCATCTCCTTTAGGTTGATCGGTATATCTACTTTGCTATCTTTAATACTGCCCAACTCTTCTTCATTAACACTTTCGTTGGGCATTGGCCAGGTTGTTATAAGACTCCACTCATTTGATAGAGCATGTAATACCTGCTCTACAAATCCATCCGATTGGTATTGCCAAATATTGTCGTATGTCACAGTATTTGCATTTTTCAAATACTTTTTTCCAAAATCCGATACTTGACTACCATCATCGTTTTCTTCCCAATCGCTAAAATGACTTCGAACCCCCTGAAGTTCATATAACTTATCGAGATATTTGGCAGGCAGCTCTGTCTCATCTTTTGCTACAAGCCCCCTGAATTTACTATCGAGACAGAAAAAACCATCGGAAGAAACGCCCCCGCCTTCGTATCCAAAATATACGCCCACGTAGTCTCCATCTACCTCCTCATATACTACGTTAGCCCTAATTCTTTGACTTTTTTCGACGGCGATGAAAAACTCATGGCCGCCATTTTCAAAAGCATCCAACTCTTCTTCATCGACGCCTTCATCGGACTTAGGCCAACTTAACTTTCTTTTTTCCCCTTTAATTTCTTGCTCAGTTGTGTGCATCTCAATACCTGTAATTGATGCACTGCCTTCAGCAGCCAATGAGGAGTAAATAAGTTTGCAATCGACTATGGCATTTTTTAGATCATTTACATTGCTATATCCATAACCTCCAATTACTTGTATATCCCCAAGCTTCAACTCCTCTGTACTACCGGCATCGAATAATTCTTCGGAGTCTTTTGAGATATTGGCTACAAATTGAACTCTAGGCATTCGGTTATTGGAAATATTTTGAACGGAAAGCTTGGCGTAAATATTGATATCGCCTTCAGAATCCGGCTCCGCACGCCAAATTGAACCGCCAATAACTAGAAGCTGATTTTCAATTTCTAGCCCTGGCAAGGACGTAATTTCGTAAGCTTCTAGAGGAACTGAGTATGAGCCTAACTCCCGCTCTTTAGGAGAGGTAGCCATCACCTTAACTAATGCTTGATACTTTTGACGATCACCAT
Coding sequences within:
- a CDS encoding YbjN domain-containing protein, translated to MENFIESENLNLEIIQKVLEDAALQPTVDDGDLYISREAIDFGCWVRYIEDAKLINFFTYAKVKEGVNQHQMYEFVNLLNATIMIPQFYAVGSSEDGFHLYGNYFMPTLFGTDKRFIVATLRRFSGAFLAGLQEDKDDIFFD
- a CDS encoding AAA family ATPase codes for the protein MSCKLSPLAPRLILFSGHAGTGKSTLAKMALPLIIQKTGEDFFFLDKDTAFGAFSAHVMELTTNNPNDRDSPYYLKNLRDWEYSGLIDIARENLLLGVNIILVGPFSNEIKSGKMFSPERLGLPLETTIRVAWIDLEEGEARHRMELRADPRDEWKLAHWDQYVPRRIEPPFNPSLFRFDNLHFDPIQFEQLINNLTE
- a CDS encoding zinc ribbon domain-containing protein, whose translation is MKCQNCNHVNKDGAKFCESCGSKLEVLSQEEFCGSCNYPNPSNFKFCKHCGAAKVASNAPRPIVASPHKSDDKKVAPKAREEIKSKPTKPEKKSTPWGLIIIGIVILAVAVFFFIGKSGKNKDVMDSSQVQAPTKGSGKDSQVVQITPSSVRIQAMPHIQSMLSAMQSNNQSSLDENIGLINDLAKPTGGNRKAARQFNDAGLVALKANNLDLAISSFKDAVNTDLTDQEAANNLGYAYYLTGDLDHAKGIIEYTLALAPQRTSAWTNYAVILFKQGSNESAINAYLIAYKYAKNQDRLVIFVEKQAQEDPDVQLHPFYSQVLTAISQHK
- a CDS encoding MarR family winged helix-turn-helix transcriptional regulator, translated to MKAIKPTAYIRFINFLDSIDRINPGKKLDSTEEQLLNQVTLAATQGKELLVGDLISLSELGSQATLHGRIKNLVGMGYVKLNEDKADGRKKFVKPTAKALKHYERLSACLEEALRSS
- a CDS encoding DUF1488 family protein; the protein is MVVEFIGPASLLPDGSVQYPAKLDGKDLLCRFTYEALEDVDSEDLQGDALLTFTKHQLKLLSVAEQKILNGNVSTNQVQIFSHDLSLG
- a CDS encoding zinc ribbon domain-containing protein, with the translated sequence MSKCKRCRTSLSQDARFCPECGEKVDIFCTYCGASISATASFCGECGEKVATGIVPVYEKAYSGSNIALCAYSASLLPLKVDINSVKATGPDREKEYSLCIKFQVSNNSQSTYSSIFISTQIYNSEGCIIEEGKEDFDEEIEAGDSAKFETYVNSIKAGLLGTNPDGVKVVLNAYATELEDIKLSTVQLPSSDHEVVSLAFEAESKNLELVSGSVWKAPVWEENDPSIVARVCIQNKTKSYIPKAKLILDVLDKGERSLNDRDSYEELVPGGVVAIDVGCQIPNKKADGCMADIKLSLFRQVAAGNTQSSEIEIEVSDEEDEEDESGSKTIYIKTEPGGKIVFGRLDDDQADSLFKALKLEEMSEDLLELRFNSSGDFREYEGVVNEGDEGDSGNEGVIKIDPDGPIELLKDSDGELIDGAYLVYLSLSKVSIQFEFEPSDGKFDSNKFTEVSIPIDLPEFVEHDLYGYPSFNIVIGYQYDGEDLEEYDGDLVDRGYDDLTVFILVKDGEPSLVYKNYNGEESWDGFESN
- a CDS encoding MFS transporter, which gives rise to MLKTILALPRTVWLIGLISLVNDSASEMLYPLMPLYLASVLMAGPKALGIIEGIAEATSSIFKLVSGVIVDRTKKAKPWIILGYTLAGIGRPLIVIANSWLWVLAIRFTDRLGKGLRSSPRDALLAESVQENQRGITFGLHRPMDFSCRWGGEEFAVLLVNTELLGAVSIAGKILDAIRKLEIKVSSGSTQVRVSIGVASMLVTDKNITDDIIDMADKAMLQAKHTGRDRYAVYEPKSV